The following are from one region of the Dreissena polymorpha isolate Duluth1 chromosome 2, UMN_Dpol_1.0, whole genome shotgun sequence genome:
- the LOC127867301 gene encoding uncharacterized protein LOC127867301 — protein MSTNGPTRVSTNGPTLVSTNGLALVSTNGLTLMSTTFTTTDVPTQSTTLAPTNGPVTSTTQSHISVNKTMGNNKFCLACDDTVSPHTCDKITICGSHESCYVDSYVTSVGSLRFNLGCRDVQPCGVTASGIGKRSKWELELPLNIMASDEGTVICTH, from the exons ATGTCAACAAATGGTCCCACGCGTGTGTCAACAAATGGTCCCACGCTTGTGTCAACGAATGGTCTTGCGCTAGTGTCAACGAATGGTCTCACGCTAATGTCAACGACATTTACCACGACGGACGTTCCAACTCAGTCTACCACGCTTGCGCCTACGAATGGCCCCGTGACTTCGACCACCCAGTCTCATATCAGCGTCAACAAAACTATGGGCA ATAACAAGTTCTGTTTGGCTTGTGATGATACCGTGTCCCCGCACACATGTGACAAGATCACCATTTGCGGAAGTCATGAG AGTTGCTATGTGGACTCCTACGTGACGTCTGTGGGTTCCTTACGTTTCAATCTGGGTTGCCGTGATGTACAG CCATGCGGCGTCACTGCCTCTGGCATTGGAAAACGATCCAAATGGGAACTTGAACTTCCATTGAACATCATGGCAAGCGACGAAGGCACCGTTATATGCACACATTGA